The Rosa chinensis cultivar Old Blush chromosome 7, RchiOBHm-V2, whole genome shotgun sequence DNA segment GCTTGATCCAATACATACCAATAGTAGTTTTCTTAGATTTCCTTGTAATAGTATTATTTGCAGACGTCCACTCTTTAGCAGCATCAATTATCACCTTGCTAGGATTAAATGGGAAATGGAAGTCATTGTCAAAAACAGTTTTGTTTCTCCATTTCCATAAATACCAACAGGTGTACACAAAGATAGTACGCCATTTCATATTGCCATAGCACGATTTCTTGCATTGAGTATTAGCAAAAAACCATCCATACCAGTCTAGCTGCATAGTTCTTGAAATAGAGTCCAGGCATATGATCTGACTCCACACTCTCTGAACAACAGGGCAATCGCCGAGAAGGTGAATAAGGGTCTCAGGTTGATCATGACACACAGGACAGAAACAATTTGTGGTCAACCTCCTTTTGCTTCTTTCCACATTAGTGAGAATCTTACCATGACAAAGAAGCCAAAGGAAAGTCTTCAACTTAGGTGAAACAGGAAGTTTCCATAGGAAATACCAAGGGAACTCCTCAAAGTGTTCTTCATTCAATAGAATATGATAAGCAGATCTCACAGTGAAGTGACCATTATTGGTACCATTCCAATTTATCCTATCAGGACCACAAGCCTCCAAACCAGTAGGTATTTTGATAATTCTATTAATAACATCATCACTAAAATGCATCTTGAGAAAGTTCAAATTCCATTTCCCTTCCGCTCCAACACTCATTAACTTTGGTGTCAAGATTGGCATCAGTCGTATCAGCAATAGTTTGAACTAAAGGCCCATCAGATGTCCAAGTGTCATTCCAGAAATTAACAGTAGCCCCATCTCCAATTCGCCAGATTAATCCTTTCTTCAGCAATTGAACACCATGGAGAATACTTCTCCAAGTGCTAGAGCTCCTAGAAGGACAGGAATAATTAGCATGAAGAAGAGGAGTGTCTTTTCCGTATTTTTGATGAAGAACCTTGCTCCACAATCCCCCATCACCTTGAGTCATCCTCCACCCAATCTTAGCAAGCATTGCCTGGTTCATTTGTCTAATCCTTGTTATTCCTAGACCACCAAACATCTTGGGTCTGCAAACTAGATCCCAATTGGCAAGATGGATTTTCCTGCTATCATTGTAGTCAACCCACAAAAAATTCCTGTTCAATTGTTCTAAAGAATCACACACACAGAGGCAGGAATTTTCACTGTCTGCATAGCATACACAGGCATAGAAGAAGTGAGTCAAGTGACAGAGTTAGTGAGTGTAAGTCTACCAGCCAAGCTTAACATTCTGCCCTTCCAACTGGCAAGCTTACCTTGAAGTTTATCCACAACTGTAGCATAGGTTTGTTTGATCATCTccattgtaaccaaaaaaaaaaaaacttcaaaaagaaaaaggtaggTAGCTCTACAATAAGACTAGCTAGTAGAAAAATTGATGTTGAAGCTGCCCATTATTTATGTCCAGACTAGGGATGCAATCAGAAATAGGTCGGCTGCATTCAAACTTGCACTACTTAGTGACCATACCATTCAATAGCATTCCTCATAATTGGAAATTAATTGAGATGCTTGTCCTCCACTATCTTTGATTACAATAAAATATGGCTCATACTTGTGtacattttgcattttgtaGGCTGCAGTGATTGGCTCCAGTAATGTAGAGTTTACATGTGGAAAGGATTACACTAGCGAGTTCACTACGACTCGGGTAATCTTCACTTAAATGAAGTAATTTGATAGAAGCTTATTTGTGTTTGCATGATTATACTTACTTGAAATTGATATTGATGCATAGATATTCAAGAGCAGAGATGATCTAGTGGAATGGGCCTGTGAAGTTGGGAGGTTGAATGGTTTTAAAATTATAACATTCAGGTCTGAAAATGGTAAAGGCAATAAGAGAGCAAGAATTACATTGGCTTGTGAGAGGAGTGGAAAGTATGATAGGCGAACTTCCAAGAGAGGGAAGAATAGAAGACCTCAAGGAACAATTAAGTGTGATTGTCCTTTCAAATTACAAGGCAAAAAGCTAGAAACTGATGATGATTGGGAGTTGAAGGTTGTTAAAGGAATCCATAACCATTCCGCCTGGTACTCGAACGCAGATCTTTTATTTTCTAGTAGATTTCCTTCAGATGGGAAATCAAGGGAGAATGATGAGTTGAAGGATGATATTCAGCAGCCTATGGAGATTTTACAGGAGGATAATGACCCCTCTGCTCCACCCTTGCCTGAGATTGTTTCAGACGGGAAATCAAGGGGGAAGGATGAGTTGAAGGATGATATTCAGCAGCTTTTGGAGATTTTACAGGAGGATAATGACCCTTTTGCTTCACCCTTGCCTGAGATTGTGGAATTTGCACAATGCAGTTCTGTTGGTAGTCCTATAGTGCATTGA contains these protein-coding regions:
- the LOC112175396 gene encoding uncharacterized protein LOC112175396, encoding MSLTTVEDVGGVATGQALSADGNNDNEETRGRSTKRAAVIGSSNVEFTCGKDYTSEFTTTRIFKSRDDLVEWACEVGRLNGFKIITFRSENGKGNKRARITLACERSGKYDRRTSKRGKNRRPQGTIKCDCPFKLQGKKLETDDDWELKVVKGIHNHSAWYSNADLLFSSRFPSDGKSRENDELKDDIQQPMEILQEDNDPSAPPLPEIVSDGKSRGKDELKDDIQQLLEILQEDNDPFASPLPEIVEFAQCSSVGSPIVH